The Marinobacter sp. ANT_B65 genome has a segment encoding these proteins:
- the flgL gene encoding flagellar hook-associated protein FlgL: MIRISSQQIFANGISRLQDLNSNLASTQEQISTGKRVNKPSDDPVAAARILKLDQELTRISTYERNVDLADNRLSQEENALASSIDVLQRIRELTVQAGNAALSVNDRISISSEIEERLGQLANIGNTRDASGEYIFSGFQGSVQAFQQNDEGQYVYMGDEGQRVLEIDDGVTVPISDNGKGIFVNIPAAATGEYTNNVSGGFISGVSVVNEADLNAAYSGSFPDDITITVDGAGNIQAQDTQGNALAVSPAVYESGEPFVVAGVEATISDITPGAGDSFTLKINERQSVFGTIENLISGLSSLDKGTPEGLAAYNDLIAQSLVNLDNAQESILLKQTEVGGRMNAVDSTRDFLADSSLYTSEIRSQLQDVDYAEAISNLSFQSFVLEAAQLSFAQVSQLSLFDRL; encoded by the coding sequence ATGATCAGGATTTCATCACAACAGATATTTGCTAATGGTATCAGCCGTTTGCAGGACCTGAACAGTAATCTGGCCAGTACGCAGGAACAGATATCCACGGGTAAGCGGGTGAATAAACCCTCGGATGATCCTGTGGCTGCTGCCCGCATTCTGAAGCTTGATCAGGAGCTTACCCGGATCAGCACCTATGAGCGCAATGTGGATCTCGCCGACAACAGGCTCAGCCAGGAAGAGAACGCTCTGGCAAGTTCTATAGACGTCCTTCAGAGAATTCGTGAGCTTACTGTTCAGGCCGGGAACGCGGCCTTGTCTGTCAACGACCGTATCTCGATCTCCTCGGAAATAGAAGAAAGGCTGGGCCAGCTCGCCAATATCGGTAATACCCGGGATGCCTCTGGCGAGTATATTTTCAGTGGTTTTCAGGGCTCTGTGCAGGCTTTTCAGCAGAATGATGAAGGTCAGTATGTCTATATGGGGGACGAGGGTCAGAGAGTTCTCGAGATTGATGATGGGGTCACTGTACCGATCAGTGACAACGGTAAAGGGATTTTTGTGAATATTCCGGCAGCGGCCACCGGGGAGTACACCAACAATGTTTCCGGTGGGTTTATCTCCGGTGTTTCAGTCGTCAATGAGGCTGACCTCAATGCAGCCTACAGTGGCAGCTTCCCCGATGATATTACGATCACTGTAGATGGTGCCGGTAATATTCAGGCTCAGGACACTCAGGGCAATGCGCTAGCCGTAAGTCCGGCTGTTTATGAGAGCGGTGAGCCGTTCGTGGTGGCCGGGGTTGAGGCGACTATTTCAGATATAACGCCGGGAGCCGGGGATTCATTCACGCTGAAGATCAACGAGCGGCAATCGGTATTCGGCACTATAGAAAACCTGATTTCCGGGCTCAGTTCCCTGGATAAGGGCACTCCGGAAGGGCTTGCGGCCTATAATGACTTGATCGCGCAGTCTCTGGTTAACCTGGATAATGCCCAGGAGAGCATATTGCTCAAGCAGACAGAAGTCGGTGGCAGGATGAATGCTGTGGACTCTACCAGGGATTTTCTTGCTGATTCATCGCTGTATACCAGCGAAATCCGCTCACAGTTACAGGATGTGGATTACGCAGAAGCCATCAGCAATCTCAGCTTTCAGAGTTTTGTACTAGAGGCTGCTCAACTGTCGTTCGCCCAGGTTTCTCAGCTATCGTTATTCGATCGGTTATAA
- the queA gene encoding tRNA preQ1(34) S-adenosylmethionine ribosyltransferase-isomerase QueA, protein MNVSDFHFDLPDELIARYPLRERSASRLLCLKGNGGDIAHRCFTDLPDLLQPGDLLVFNNTRVIPARLFGKKETGGQVEVLVERVTGEHSLVAHVRASKALKAGQKVILEDGTRLHMTGRSDALFHLESEAGEPVLDMLERIGHMPLPPYVDRPDESADRERYQTVYAKEAGAVAAPTAGLHFDEAMLETLKARGVESTFVTLHVGAGTFQPVRVERLDEHVMHSEIVHVPEEAVEAVNRARARGGRVVAVGTTSVRSLESASRGGRLRPFRGETDIFIHPGYRFQTVDALVTNFHLPESTLIMLVSAFAGYEHVMQAYRDAIREEYRFFSYGDAMFITGQEPSRGMLLGAPDESANAGSPLPLNSGDKS, encoded by the coding sequence ATGAACGTCTCCGATTTTCATTTTGATCTCCCGGACGAACTCATCGCCCGGTACCCGCTAAGGGAGCGTAGTGCTTCCCGTTTGTTGTGCCTGAAAGGCAATGGTGGCGATATTGCCCACCGTTGTTTTACTGACCTTCCTGATCTGCTGCAACCTGGCGACTTGCTTGTTTTCAACAATACCCGTGTTATACCCGCCCGCCTGTTTGGAAAGAAAGAAACTGGCGGTCAGGTCGAGGTGTTGGTTGAGAGAGTGACTGGCGAGCATAGCCTTGTTGCTCACGTTCGTGCGTCCAAGGCGCTCAAGGCAGGCCAGAAAGTCATTCTTGAGGATGGTACCCGCCTGCATATGACGGGGCGGAGTGATGCGCTGTTTCATCTGGAGAGCGAGGCCGGTGAGCCGGTACTCGACATGCTGGAACGTATCGGGCATATGCCCCTTCCGCCTTATGTTGACCGCCCTGATGAGTCTGCGGATCGTGAGCGTTATCAGACTGTCTACGCGAAGGAAGCCGGGGCTGTTGCGGCGCCCACGGCCGGCCTGCATTTTGATGAGGCTATGCTGGAGACCCTTAAGGCACGGGGCGTGGAAAGTACATTTGTTACGCTGCATGTAGGCGCGGGCACGTTCCAGCCAGTACGTGTAGAGCGCCTGGACGAACATGTCATGCACAGTGAAATAGTGCATGTGCCCGAAGAGGCGGTGGAAGCTGTTAACCGTGCTCGCGCCCGTGGCGGCCGTGTGGTTGCTGTAGGTACCACTTCAGTGCGGTCTCTCGAATCTGCGAGTCGGGGTGGTCGTCTGCGTCCTTTCCGGGGCGAGACGGATATTTTTATTCATCCGGGCTACCGGTTTCAGACAGTCGATGCGCTGGTCACCAATTTTCATTTGCCCGAGTCCACGCTGATTATGCTGGTCAGCGCTTTCGCAGGCTATGAACATGTGATGCAGGCATATCGCGATGCGATCCGCGAAGAGTACCGGTTTTTCAGTTATGGCGATGCCATGTTTATAACCGGGCAGGAACCAAGCCGGGGGATGTTACTTGGCGCCCCCGATGAGTCTGCAAACGCAGGCAGCCCATTACCACTTAATAGCGGAGACAAGTCGTGA